A window from Rhizosphaericola mali encodes these proteins:
- a CDS encoding (Fe-S)-binding protein has product MVKSMAEMMANGETPEVLFWVGCAGSFDQRAQKITKAFAQILTKTGVNFAILGKEEACTGDPARRAGNEFLFQMMAYNNIQILNGYEIKKIVTTCPHCFNTLKNEYPELGGNYEVMHHTTFLQQLIDEGKVVLKEGGSFKGKKITYHDSCYLGRGNDIYEAPRKVLEALDTELVEMKRCRTKGFCCGAGGAQMFKEEEKGTERINFDRSKEAIDTGAKIIASACPFCNTMLTDGVKNEEQEANVKVLDIAEIIADSLA; this is encoded by the coding sequence ATGGTAAAAAGTATGGCGGAAATGATGGCCAACGGAGAAACTCCCGAAGTTTTGTTCTGGGTTGGTTGCGCTGGTAGTTTTGATCAAAGAGCACAGAAAATAACGAAAGCTTTTGCACAGATACTTACAAAAACAGGAGTGAATTTTGCTATATTAGGAAAAGAAGAAGCATGTACTGGCGATCCAGCTAGACGAGCAGGTAATGAATTTCTTTTTCAGATGATGGCGTATAATAATATTCAAATATTGAATGGTTACGAAATCAAAAAGATCGTTACTACTTGCCCTCACTGCTTTAATACTTTGAAAAATGAATATCCAGAATTGGGTGGAAATTACGAAGTGATGCACCACACGACTTTTTTACAACAACTAATCGATGAAGGGAAAGTTGTATTAAAAGAAGGCGGTTCTTTCAAAGGAAAAAAAATAACTTATCACGATAGCTGCTATCTTGGTAGAGGAAATGATATATACGAAGCTCCTCGCAAAGTATTAGAAGCTTTGGATACGGAATTAGTAGAAATGAAACGTTGCCGTACCAAAGGTTTTTGCTGTGGTGCGGGCGGCGCACAAATGTTTAAAGAAGAAGAAAAAGGAACAGAGCGTATTAATTTTGATCGTTCGAAAGAGGCTATTGATACTGGCGCGAAGATTATTGCATCCGCTTGTCCTTTTTGCAATACCATGTTGACCGATGGTGTGAAAAATGAAGAACAAGAAGCCAATGTAAAAGTTTTGGATATTGCTGAAATTATCGC
- a CDS encoding KpsF/GutQ family sugar-phosphate isomerase yields MFTNSEITDWAKDTIKSEANALIATADYLNESLAEIVQILYNCKGRIIVSGIGKSAIVAQKIVATFNSTGTPSMFLHAAEAIHGDLGMIQNEDVILILSKSGESPEIKNLVNILHSWENLIIGMVNKENSYLAENANHFLYVPCEKEACPNNLAPTNSTTIQMAIGDAFAICLMKLRNFSEDDFAKYHPGGNLGKRLLLTLEDIYPNNRAPFVQLDSSLKDVLNTISQGRLGAVAVIDEEEYVLGIITDGDVRRLLQNVTDISIISAKDFYSQKPKTIVENTLAIHALELMRKNDISQLIVVDEQNRFVGFVHLHDLVKEGLG; encoded by the coding sequence ATGTTTACAAATAGCGAAATTACCGATTGGGCGAAAGATACAATTAAATCTGAGGCAAATGCGTTGATTGCCACTGCAGATTATTTGAATGAATCTTTGGCGGAAATAGTCCAAATTTTATATAATTGTAAAGGTCGTATTATTGTTAGTGGCATTGGCAAAAGCGCAATTGTTGCTCAAAAAATCGTCGCTACATTTAATTCTACAGGGACTCCTTCTATGTTTTTACATGCGGCAGAAGCTATTCATGGTGATTTGGGAATGATTCAAAATGAGGATGTAATTTTAATACTGAGTAAAAGTGGAGAAAGTCCAGAAATAAAAAATCTTGTAAATATTTTGCATAGTTGGGAAAATTTGATCATTGGTATGGTAAATAAGGAAAATTCTTATTTAGCAGAAAATGCCAATCATTTCCTATACGTTCCTTGCGAAAAGGAAGCTTGCCCCAATAATTTAGCACCAACTAATAGCACAACTATTCAAATGGCAATTGGTGATGCTTTTGCTATTTGCTTGATGAAATTGCGAAATTTTAGTGAAGATGATTTTGCCAAATATCATCCAGGCGGTAATTTGGGTAAAAGATTATTATTGACTTTAGAAGATATTTATCCCAATAATCGAGCGCCATTTGTACAATTGGATTCTAGTTTGAAAGACGTGTTGAATACTATTTCTCAAGGAAGATTAGGCGCAGTTGCAGTAATTGATGAAGAGGAATATGTATTGGGAATTATAACGGATGGTGATGTCCGAAGATTATTGCAAAATGTTACAGATATTTCCATTATTTCTGCGAAAGATTTTTATTCTCAAAAACCTAAAACAATTGTTGAAAATACATTGGCGATTCATGCATTGGAATTAATGCGCAAAAATGATATCTCTCAATTGATTGTGGTGGATGAACAAAACAGATTCGTAGGATTTGTTCATTTGCACGACTTAGTAAAAGAAGGTTTGGGCTAA
- a CDS encoding phosphatase PAP2 family protein, with protein sequence MSYKNVVTVSLISIAYLGLAAILIGFKTDQLFIVGIFNLMYYISKPTRQLIIALSVFIVFWIIFDFMKALPNYKVSTIHIADVYNLDKSIFGINENGQTLTVNEFLFQHQSKVLDFLSGLFYLCWMPVPIGFGIYLFYTNRRKAYFDFSLTFLLTNFIGFVVYYTLPAAPPWYVALHGFNFNPHTPGNTAGLARFDQIFDIHLFQGMYAKSSNVFAAMPSLHASYPTVTFLYAVKNKIKYGSIFCGIVMIGIWFAALYTSHHYVVDVLAGISCALCGYFLYQYWDKNWKAFQRFLQKLVGLVTN encoded by the coding sequence TTGAGTTACAAAAATGTGGTGACTGTAAGTCTGATATCCATTGCTTATTTGGGGCTTGCAGCGATTTTGATCGGTTTTAAAACAGATCAATTATTTATCGTGGGAATTTTTAATTTGATGTATTATATCAGCAAACCCACACGTCAGCTTATTATCGCATTATCTGTTTTCATTGTATTTTGGATCATATTTGACTTTATGAAGGCATTGCCAAATTATAAAGTCTCTACTATCCACATTGCAGACGTTTACAATCTAGATAAATCCATATTTGGAATAAATGAAAACGGTCAAACTTTGACAGTGAACGAATTTTTATTCCAACATCAATCCAAAGTTTTAGATTTTCTTTCTGGCTTATTTTATTTGTGTTGGATGCCTGTGCCTATTGGTTTTGGTATTTATTTATTTTATACCAATAGAAGAAAAGCTTATTTTGATTTTTCTCTAACTTTCTTGCTAACCAATTTTATTGGCTTTGTTGTTTATTATACATTACCAGCAGCACCTCCTTGGTATGTAGCATTACACGGATTTAATTTTAATCCACACACGCCAGGCAATACTGCAGGTCTAGCTAGATTTGACCAAATATTTGACATTCATTTATTTCAGGGAATGTATGCAAAAAGCTCCAATGTTTTTGCAGCTATGCCGTCTTTGCATGCCTCTTATCCTACTGTAACGTTTTTATATGCTGTAAAAAATAAGATTAAATACGGATCTATTTTTTGCGGTATTGTTATGATCGGCATTTGGTTTGCGGCACTGTACACGAGTCATCACTACGTTGTTGATGTTTTAGCAGGTATTTCATGTGCATTATGCGGTTATTTTCTTTATCAATATTGGGATAAAAATTGGAAAGCATTTCAACGTTTTTTGCAAAAATTGGTCGGTTTGGTAACAAATTAA
- a CDS encoding sterol desaturase family protein produces the protein MAKNYISNSTDSPRIFKSGMLEPLSKVHFSIPLYIFIPIIAYCIYRDFTLEKVQLVAFIGYFIGGLFIWTFTEYFLHRFVFHFTPHNDWQERIHFIFHGVHHDYPRDRKRLVMPPSVSLPLAFLFYLLFKAIFSSAALFAFFPGFLLGYLCYDMMHYAMHHYTFKTNALKRIQQHHMLHHYQDPLKGFGVTSDLWDKVFHSESVMKNKLTKEKK, from the coding sequence ATGGCAAAAAATTACATTTCTAATTCTACAGATTCTCCCAGAATCTTTAAATCTGGAATGCTTGAACCTCTTTCCAAAGTTCATTTTTCAATTCCATTATATATTTTTATTCCTATTATAGCGTATTGTATCTATAGAGATTTCACTTTAGAAAAAGTGCAACTTGTAGCTTTTATCGGCTATTTTATTGGAGGCTTATTTATTTGGACATTTACAGAATATTTTTTACATCGTTTTGTATTCCATTTTACCCCTCATAATGACTGGCAAGAAAGAATACATTTTATCTTTCATGGCGTGCACCATGACTATCCAAGAGATAGAAAAAGATTAGTTATGCCACCTTCTGTGAGCTTACCTTTAGCATTTCTATTTTATCTTTTATTCAAAGCTATATTTTCTTCTGCAGCATTATTTGCATTTTTTCCTGGTTTTTTGCTAGGGTATTTATGTTATGATATGATGCATTATGCAATGCATCACTACACATTCAAGACTAATGCATTGAAAAGAATTCAGCAACACCATATGTTGCACCACTATCAAGATCCACTGAAAGGATTTGGTGTAACATCTGATTTATGGGATAAAGTATTCCATTCCGAATCAGTGATGAAAAATAAGTTGACAAAAGAGAAAAAATAA
- a CDS encoding CDP-alcohol phosphatidyltransferase family protein encodes MRLRDRIQQGIYKVIDPFVRFLIKIGFTPNRVTMTGFILNVGVAVIFIVGAEKGNRGDFRFVGWAGALTLFAGLFDMLDGQVARIGKMSSVYGALFDSVLDRYSESIMFLGICYYLVGQHYFLSSLFAFIAMIGSVMVSYTRARSEGLGIQNKGGFMQRPERVILIGISGIACGVASSFIGDYKLFIPGIKYHVFETMSIFTIPITIMAVLTNITAVGRLMSAKKSLELKEKEGL; translated from the coding sequence ATGCGTTTAAGAGACCGTATTCAACAAGGAATATACAAAGTTATAGATCCATTTGTCCGTTTTTTGATAAAAATCGGATTCACTCCTAACCGAGTTACAATGACAGGATTTATTCTCAATGTTGGAGTAGCCGTAATATTTATCGTAGGAGCCGAAAAAGGCAATAGAGGTGATTTTCGATTTGTGGGTTGGGCTGGAGCATTGACATTATTCGCCGGATTGTTTGACATGTTAGATGGTCAAGTAGCACGTATTGGAAAAATGAGTTCTGTATATGGCGCATTATTCGACTCCGTATTGGATAGATATAGCGAATCTATTATGTTTTTAGGGATTTGCTATTACTTAGTCGGTCAACATTATTTTTTAAGTTCATTATTTGCCTTTATTGCTATGATTGGCTCAGTGATGGTGAGTTATACAAGAGCAAGAAGTGAAGGTCTCGGTATTCAAAATAAGGGTGGATTTATGCAAAGACCAGAAAGAGTTATCTTAATTGGCATTTCAGGTATTGCTTGTGGCGTCGCATCTTCTTTTATTGGCGATTATAAATTATTTATACCAGGAATCAAATATCATGTATTTGAAACGATGTCTATCTTCACTATTCCAATCACAATCATGGCTGTGTTAACAAATATTACAGCAGTTGGCCGTTTAATGTCTGCTAAAAAATCATTGGAATTAAAGGAAAAGGAAGGGCTCTAA
- a CDS encoding DUF5686 family protein — protein MRNIKFLLFALMTFSCLQAFSQNKYIYGNIIDGETSLPLSDVGVFFEKGRGTHTDDNGNFKLNLPKSAVKSNLSIELTGYINQKVAIDPNIDTINLGELILIHNKENLDGVTVTDKKKKYRNKNNPAVELIRQVIAHKEENQMTNYQYASYDKYEKMVASISNMSDKLKDKKFFKKYEFLLNNVDTTKFPGIGLLPLYLEELSSKNYYQKSPEKNRQIITGQNKVDFGEFIDTKGVTTYLKRLYEEVNIYDNNISLFTNQFLSPIAGAAPTFYRFYIRDTSEVDGIKVVKLYFTPRNPQDMLFRGTLFVTLDGHYAIQKVSMFAPPASNINFLRELKINLNFEKQADGRYLLSTSDLIGDFSVTKKGAGLFGERLVSYKDFKIGIPIPDSILKEQQVVILPNALNRDSSFWIANRFDTLTRAESLTYSNIDSLVKMPSFKRTMDYVTLFVAGYKQSFHNKFEIGPASTFYSFNPVEGFRLRFGGRTTPNLSKRLYMETYGAYGFKDKKFKYFGSFTYSINDKSIYTFPQHYIRASFQRDTKIPGQELQFVQEDNFLLSFKRGNNDKWLYNDLARIDYVKEFENHFSIASDFKYWKQTPAGTIAYVMPTGGVPNGRDSIQNIRTSEIGVTLRYAPHEAFYQGKLYRVPIINQYPIISLSYIAGIKGLFGGQYSYNNFDLNVYKRFYFSQLGYSDVVFDAGYTGGKLPFPLLFVHHANQAYTYQFESYNMMNFLEFVSDHYASLNVDHFFNGFIFNKIPLFKKLKWREVIEGKILYGGVRNENNPAKNPDQMYFPTTNGAISTFVLDKKPYAEGGFGIANIFKILRVDYIWRFTYLDHPGIPKSGVRFFMKFDF, from the coding sequence TTGAGAAATATTAAATTCTTATTATTTGCACTAATGACTTTCAGCTGTCTGCAAGCTTTTAGTCAAAATAAATACATTTACGGGAACATAATCGATGGGGAAACTAGCCTTCCTTTATCAGACGTAGGTGTGTTTTTCGAAAAAGGTCGTGGCACGCATACCGATGACAATGGAAATTTCAAATTAAATCTTCCTAAAAGCGCAGTTAAATCTAATTTAAGTATTGAATTGACGGGGTATATCAACCAAAAAGTAGCGATAGATCCCAATATAGACACAATTAATCTTGGTGAGTTAATTTTGATACATAATAAAGAAAATCTTGATGGTGTAACTGTTACAGATAAAAAGAAAAAATATCGCAACAAAAATAATCCAGCAGTAGAGCTGATACGACAAGTCATTGCGCATAAGGAAGAAAACCAAATGACAAATTACCAATATGCATCATATGATAAATATGAGAAAATGGTGGCTTCCATCAGTAATATGTCTGATAAATTAAAGGATAAAAAATTTTTCAAAAAATATGAATTCTTACTCAACAATGTAGATACTACCAAATTCCCAGGAATTGGTTTATTACCTTTATATTTAGAAGAATTATCCTCTAAAAATTACTATCAAAAAAGCCCAGAGAAAAATCGTCAAATTATTACAGGTCAAAATAAAGTCGATTTTGGAGAGTTTATAGATACAAAAGGAGTCACTACTTACCTTAAGAGATTGTATGAAGAAGTTAATATTTATGATAATAATATTTCCTTATTTACCAATCAGTTTTTAAGCCCGATTGCCGGTGCAGCACCAACATTCTACAGATTTTATATCAGAGATACTTCAGAAGTGGATGGAATAAAGGTGGTTAAATTATATTTTACACCTAGAAATCCTCAAGATATGTTATTTAGAGGTACACTATTCGTGACTCTAGACGGACATTATGCGATCCAAAAAGTATCCATGTTTGCCCCACCCGCGTCGAATATCAATTTTTTAAGAGAACTAAAAATCAATTTAAACTTTGAAAAGCAAGCAGATGGACGTTATCTATTGTCCACAAGTGATTTGATCGGAGATTTTAGTGTTACAAAAAAGGGTGCGGGTCTATTTGGAGAAAGGTTAGTCAGCTATAAGGATTTTAAAATCGGCATACCAATACCAGATAGCATTTTGAAAGAACAACAGGTAGTAATATTACCCAATGCATTAAATAGGGATAGCAGCTTTTGGATAGCTAATCGTTTTGATACACTGACTCGTGCAGAGTCTCTTACATATAGTAACATTGATTCATTGGTTAAAATGCCTTCATTCAAAAGGACAATGGACTATGTAACGCTTTTTGTAGCTGGGTATAAACAATCATTTCATAACAAATTTGAAATAGGACCTGCGAGTACTTTTTACAGCTTTAACCCAGTAGAAGGATTCAGGTTAAGATTCGGAGGAAGAACAACCCCCAACTTAAGTAAACGTCTATATATGGAGACTTATGGAGCCTATGGCTTCAAGGATAAAAAGTTTAAATACTTTGGGAGCTTCACCTATTCCATTAATGATAAATCCATTTACACATTTCCCCAACACTATATCAGAGCAAGTTTTCAACGCGATACAAAAATCCCAGGTCAAGAGTTACAATTTGTACAGGAAGATAACTTCTTATTATCATTTAAACGCGGTAATAATGATAAATGGTTATACAATGACTTAGCAAGAATCGATTACGTAAAAGAATTTGAAAATCACTTTTCTATTGCTTCAGATTTTAAATATTGGAAGCAAACTCCAGCAGGTACGATTGCCTATGTGATGCCAACTGGAGGTGTTCCAAATGGTCGAGATAGCATACAAAATATAAGAACTAGTGAAATTGGTGTTACATTAAGATATGCTCCACATGAAGCTTTTTATCAAGGTAAATTGTATCGTGTTCCTATTATCAACCAATACCCAATAATCTCACTGTCTTACATAGCGGGAATTAAAGGGCTTTTTGGTGGTCAATATAGCTACAACAACTTTGACTTAAATGTATACAAAAGGTTCTATTTTTCTCAATTAGGTTATTCTGATGTAGTATTTGATGCCGGTTATACGGGAGGAAAATTACCTTTCCCATTACTATTTGTTCATCATGCGAACCAAGCGTACACTTACCAATTTGAGTCTTACAATATGATGAATTTCTTAGAATTTGTAAGTGATCACTATGCAAGCTTAAATGTGGATCATTTTTTCAATGGTTTCATTTTCAATAAGATACCTTTGTTCAAAAAATTGAAATGGAGAGAAGTTATTGAAGGTAAAATATTGTATGGTGGAGTTAGAAATGAAAATAATCCAGCAAAAAACCCAGATCAAATGTATTTCCCTACAACAAACGGAGCAATCAGTACATTTGTCTTGGATAAAAAACCATACGCAGAAGGGGGGTTTGGTATTGCCAACATCTTTAAAATTTTGCGTGTAGATTATATTTGGAGATTTACGTATTTGGATCATCCAGGAATTCCAAAATCAGGAGTTCGCTTTTTTATGAAATTTGATTTTTAA
- a CDS encoding GtrA family protein gives MLKKQEVIQFLKAQASSLIATIVDFSVTNLLINFFVIDKVIASISGTVSGGVTNFLVNRFFVFTKAEQSASKNEAVRYFIVWVGNLLLNAGGVYILAKLLNWNVNVSKIIVSLCIGFFYNYPLQKKFVFKEKRLIE, from the coding sequence ATGCTAAAAAAACAAGAAGTTATCCAATTTTTGAAAGCACAAGCCTCTTCATTAATTGCGACAATTGTAGATTTTTCTGTGACCAATCTACTAATCAATTTTTTTGTTATTGACAAGGTCATAGCAAGTATATCAGGAACGGTGAGTGGTGGGGTTACTAATTTTTTGGTAAATCGTTTTTTTGTATTTACTAAAGCTGAGCAATCTGCGAGCAAAAATGAGGCTGTAAGATATTTTATTGTTTGGGTTGGTAATTTATTGTTAAATGCAGGAGGTGTATATATTTTAGCCAAATTATTGAATTGGAATGTAAACGTTAGTAAAATTATCGTTAGTCTTTGTATAGGTTTTTTTTACAATTATCCACTACAGAAAAAATTTGTATTTAAAGAAAAACGATTAATTGAATAG
- a CDS encoding phosphatidylglycerophosphatase A family protein, protein MNFFKITASFFGVGYIKGGGTIAAAIWSLFWYLSQHNTRSHPYMQIITTIVVIILGIWGGNKVEKDWGEDSHKVVIDEIAGISITLLFVPICWLYILIGLILFRFFDITKPLYIRKMEQFRGGYGVMADDILAGIYSSLVLQAIVASDLISAYCRK, encoded by the coding sequence ATGAATTTTTTTAAAATTACTGCGTCATTTTTTGGCGTAGGATATATTAAAGGTGGAGGTACTATTGCAGCTGCAATTTGGAGTCTTTTTTGGTATTTGTCACAGCACAATACAAGATCGCATCCCTACATGCAAATAATCACAACCATCGTTGTAATTATATTAGGCATTTGGGGAGGCAATAAAGTTGAGAAAGATTGGGGAGAAGATAGTCACAAAGTAGTTATTGACGAAATCGCTGGCATAAGCATTACGTTATTATTTGTACCTATCTGTTGGTTGTACATTCTCATTGGACTGATACTATTTAGATTTTTTGACATAACCAAACCGTTATATATCCGAAAAATGGAGCAATTTCGTGGAGGGTATGGAGTAATGGCAGATGATATTTTGGCAGGGATTTATTCCTCATTAGTATTACAAGCAATTGTTGCTAGTGATTTAATAAGTGCTTATTGTAGGAAATAA
- the spt gene encoding serine palmitoyltransferase: MQKELRKKIADFKEANAIREKGLYPFFRPIESAQDTEVIIEGKKVLMFGSNSYLGLTCHPKIKEAAKKAVEKYGSGCAGSRFLNGTLDIHIKLEERLAEYVGKEAAVLFSTGFQVNLGILSCVVGRNDYIFLDEYDHASIIDGSRLSFAKTLKFAHNDLDDLENKLSQLPEEAVKFISVDGIFSMEGDIVKLPRLTEIADKYGATIMVDDAHSLGVIGDKGAGTASHFGLTDKVDFIMGTFSKSFASLGGFVASDAESIDYLKHRARSLLFSASMTPASVASVDAALDIIISEPEHIENLWRNTHYAKNLLDDAGFDTGKTESPIIPIFVRDNDKTFMLTQQLQNDGIFVNPVVSPGVPSDASLIRFSLMATHTLSQIDEAVEKITKNAKKIGIPLFNKQNVS, translated from the coding sequence ATGCAAAAAGAGTTAAGGAAAAAGATTGCAGATTTTAAAGAAGCGAATGCTATCAGAGAAAAGGGCTTGTACCCATTTTTTCGCCCAATTGAATCTGCACAGGATACAGAAGTTATAATAGAAGGCAAAAAAGTTTTAATGTTTGGTTCTAATTCTTATTTAGGCCTAACCTGTCATCCGAAAATTAAGGAAGCTGCAAAGAAAGCCGTAGAAAAATATGGAAGCGGTTGTGCAGGCTCTAGATTTTTGAATGGAACCCTTGATATACACATCAAATTAGAAGAACGTCTTGCAGAATACGTCGGTAAGGAAGCAGCGGTGTTGTTTAGTACCGGATTTCAAGTAAATCTAGGTATCCTTTCTTGCGTAGTTGGCAGAAATGATTATATCTTTTTAGATGAGTATGATCATGCGTCTATTATAGATGGTAGTCGTTTATCATTTGCAAAAACATTAAAATTTGCGCATAACGATCTTGATGATCTTGAAAATAAATTAAGCCAACTTCCAGAGGAAGCTGTAAAATTCATCAGTGTTGATGGTATTTTCAGTATGGAAGGAGATATCGTTAAATTACCACGCTTAACTGAAATCGCTGATAAATATGGCGCTACTATCATGGTTGATGATGCCCATAGCTTAGGCGTTATCGGTGATAAAGGAGCCGGTACAGCTTCTCATTTTGGATTAACTGATAAAGTTGATTTCATCATGGGTACTTTTAGTAAATCTTTTGCTTCTCTTGGTGGATTTGTTGCTAGTGATGCAGAGTCCATTGATTATCTTAAACATAGAGCTAGATCTTTGCTGTTCAGTGCAAGTATGACGCCTGCTTCCGTAGCAAGTGTTGATGCAGCTTTGGATATTATTATAAGCGAACCAGAACACATTGAAAATCTTTGGCGTAATACACATTATGCTAAAAACTTATTAGATGATGCTGGTTTTGATACAGGTAAAACAGAAAGTCCTATTATCCCAATATTTGTAAGAGATAATGACAAAACTTTCATGTTGACTCAACAATTACAAAATGATGGTATTTTCGTAAATCCAGTTGTTTCTCCGGGTGTCCCTTCTGATGCATCTTTAATTAGATTCTCCTTAATGGCTACTCATACTTTGTCTCAAATAGATGAAGCAGTAGAAAAAATAACAAAAAATGCTAAAAAAATAGGAATTCCTTTGTTTAATAAACAAAATGTATCCTAA